The sequence GGATACGTGCAGATGTCCAAATTCATTAATCAGTATATAGTAAATGTGTATAAACCTTTCTGTATCAATGATGCTTCAGTAAAGCTTAAAAAATCAGTTCTGATCACGCCtagaagaattttctttttcatatttggagatttaattttgtatctaacGGACATATTTACTCTTAGCATAGTgtcacacatatatttaaatataaaatttctttgtaaaaaatgtATCTTTCCATTCCTGATGGTTACAGTCATAGACTAATTATTTCTCTAGAAATAATTACTCTACTACCACAGGAATAAATTTAGAACATTACAAAGGAAAACTAAAGCATTGGACTCTTCATTGTGTGGCTCCTTAGGGAAAATGTGGCTCCAACTTTTCAAAGCTCAGCACAGCTGCATTTAGTCCTTGAAATCTTGTCCTTGGAGACATGCAAAGCAATCTTTGATGGAAATTGGTCCATAGGGATGACCAGATGTTGCAAAATCACCAGTCCCCAGTATATGAGGTTCCCTGGAGTTACCAGAATGAGAGGCAAGGTGTATTCTACTCTGTATTCATACACAGTTAGACCCCTGATATTCTTTTTAGACACAACTTCCTGACAAATTTTACATTTGAATAGCAGTTTACAAAATTTCTACATTGATTTACTTTTCCCACAGAATAAACAaaagaactaaaatttaaaaagaactcatCAAAAAATATTATGTTACAGAAATTTTCAGCTGAAATGGTCTCTATATTTTATTTGTGAGGGAAACTTTGTCATACTTCTAGTCAGATAATATTGGAATAGTTGTTTTTCTACCAACTCTGGCTGCTGGTAAGTATTATtctgaaaatcagaaaattttagTTAGGTTCAAATAAAACAAGGACATTAGAAAAGCATGCATGCAGATATCATTTAACCTTACCCTAGGTACTCCCAGGACTTGTGGAAGATAACGTTGATGTAATCAGGGTCTGCAAGGAATGTGTGTAtttcagaaatataattttttgtagAAATTGTATTTTGAATATCAAGTTATGAAAACTCATATTTTTTGGAAATTAATGCTAATATGTGATTTACCATTTTAATACACCCTACTGAATTCCAAAGGTCAGATTTATATTTCATTAGTATTAAAtaatattggaaaaaaagaattgtgCGTGATGTATTGAAACAATTctttcatcattattttatatcTAGCATTTGTTTTTCATGGTTGCTGAAATTAATTATGAATAAGAATTAGTATTATGGGCATACACTATGTGATTGATCTATCTTCATAGAATTACTGACACAACATGTACTAGCTCTGACTGTTGGTAAATTACCTAAATTATCTATGTACTGTTTTTCATCTAAAAATGTGACTAATATTAATATCTATGGTATAATTTTCTCAATGGtattaaaagtttaataaaatgaaatgtttagaACACTGCAAGGCTATTTCTAATTTTCCAATACAGTAGCTTTTAATATATTACATCTAAATGTCAATTTatacatatttctatatttaGAAATCAAGtaaagatttttctcttcataCTTGAGACACCCCTCAATATTATCCCTTTTCAGAAAAAGCTAATATAAATATGCTTTGTTGTTCATAGAAACACAAATCTATTTTACAGTGATTCCTGGTAAGAACCAACTTTAATTGTTCAACAGTTTGGAGCATTTGAACACTATGGGCATAAGGAATATGACTCATGTGTCTGACTTCATCCTCATAGGACTGACAGACTCTGAAGAGATCCGGCTGGTTCTCTTCACCCTATTTCTCTTGATGTACCTGTTTACTGTGCTGGGCAATGCAGGAATGATGTTGATAATCTGCCTGGATCTCCAGCTTCACACACCCATgtattttttcctcagtcaccTGTCATTTCTTGACCTCAGTTTCTCAACTACCGTCACCCCTAAAACTTTAGACAACTTACTGACTTCCAACAAGCATATTTCATACCTGAACTGCTTCATCCAGATGAATTGTTTTGTCTTTGTGGGTGTCACTGAATGTGTTCTTCTCTCCTCCATGGCCTATGATCGCTATGCAGCCATCTGCAACCCTCTGCATTACCCCGTCGTCATGTCCACCAGACGCTGCTGCTCTCTTGTCTTTGGATCCTTCTTGATTGGCTTCATGGACACCTTTGTCAATGTGCTTTGCTTGAGCAAATTGCATTTCTGTGACTCCAATGTAATTtatcactttttctgtgatgcACCCCCAGTTTTAGCCCTGTCCTGCACAGACACACATGATATTGAAATCATAATATCCATTTTTGCTGGCTCCACCCTCGTGGTGTCTCTTATCACAATAGCTGTGTCCTATGTGTCCATCCTGTCCACTATCCTGAAAATTACTTCCACTTCAGGGAAGCAGAAAGCCTTCTCTACCTGCGCCTCCCATCTCCTGTCAGTCACCATCTTTTATGGCACTACGATTTTTACTTACGTAAAACCAAGtaagtcctactctttgggaaAGGATCAAgtagtttctgttttttatagtATTGTCATCCCCATGCTGAATCCACTTATATACAGTCTtcgaaataaagaagtaaaaaatgctCTCAGCAGAGTCTTACCGAAGAGAAAAAGCTCGAAAAAATTAAAGTAACATTGATCCTGAACTTTTAAGCTCCTCTatttgtttgtgggttttttttgttttttttttttttttttttttttttttttatccctatAGTGCATTTCCTTGCTCTTTACCCAAAAACACATTgaactatttatttacttatttattctatTGATCCATCTTTTGCTTGAATAAATGCAATCTCAGGCCTTTCTAAGAATACAACTTAAGAAATCTACACTGTAATTGGAAACCATGAAACATGTTTAAACCATGGTCTCAATATCTATGTTTTTAAGGGcaacttatttgcaaaatgaaaagtaTAGTTGTCAGTTTTTGAAGGGTGCTGTACAAATTCCCATGCATAATCAAACTTCAGAGAATTTTATGATTGAAAAGAGTTCCATTTGGAAAAAATGATACCAGTTTCAGAAATCATTTCCTTTACTTGGTGGAGAAGCAAGAGAGCAGAGTGATTATGAGTACTTCATTGAGAACCAAATGTTTAAGGATTTAGATTCCAAACCTTCTACACAATTACCTAtagaatgcttttaaaaaaatcgctgattcatatcaatgtatgacaaaacccactgaaatgttgtgaagtaattagcctccaactaataaaaaaattaaaaaaaaaaaatcactgaaacttTAAGTTTCAAGTTCATAAACTTCATAGATAAACAAAAATTCCAGGTCAAAAGAGTTACTGTAAAGATTAAACCAGTTAATGGATGTTAACTTTTTAAggctagatcattgaaaaagcaagaaagttccagaaaaatatctatttctgctttattgactatgccaaagccttcgactgtgtggatcacaataaactgtggaaaattctgaaggaaataggaataccagaccacctgacctgcctcttgagaaacctgtatgcaggtcacgaagcaacagttagagctggacatggaacagcagactggttccaaataggaaaaggagtacatcaaggctgtatattgtcaccctgcttatttaacttatatgcagagtacatcatgagaaacgctgggctggaagaagtacaagctggaattaagattgctgggagaaatatcaataacctcagataagcagatgacaccacccttatggcagaaagtgaagaggaactaaagagcctcttgatgaaagtgaaagaggagagtgaaaaagttagcttaaagctcaactttcaggaaactaagatcatggcatccggtcccatcacttcatgggaaatagatggagaaacgctggaaacagtagctgactttatttctctgggctccaaaatcactgcagatgataattgcagccatgaaattaaaagatgcttactccttggaaggaaagttatgaccaacctagacagtatattgaaaagcagagacattactttgtcaacaaaggtccatctagtcaaggctatagtttttccagtggtcatgtatggatgtgagagttggactctaaagaaagctgagtgccaaagaattgatgcttttgaactgtggtgttggagaagacccttgagagtccattgaacttcaaggagatccaaccagtccattctaaaggagatcagtcatgggtgttcattggaaggactgatgttgaagctgaaactccaatatttggccacctgatgtgaagagcttactcatttgaaaagatactaatactgggaaagattgagagcaggaggagaaggggacaacagaggatgagatggttggatggcatcaccgactcaatagacattggtttgggtagactccggcagttggtgatggacaaggaggtctggcgtgctgcgattcatggagtcacaaagagttggacactaccgagcgactgaactgaataaacattGGCCATTACCATCAGAACATTCACATCCCTGCAGAATTTTCATTGCTCAATGCCTTTTTCTTAAGAAATATTCATGTGAAGTTTTATGAATTAGCTTTGGTTGATTTAAaggacaaacacacaaaaaaactaaaggaaaacagCATTTCACAATTTTGCACTTAGAATGGAGTATGTTAATATTGGagatatttgaaaaatttaaggaaatagaaatgCCTAAGAAGTTAATCAGGGTTTTGTATGTGTTCTTCTAGAttgatagtttttatttatttattcattttaatttgaggctaagtactttacaatattttggtggtttttgccataatgggacatgtatcagccatgggtgtacatgtgtccgcCATactaaacccccctcccactcccctccccatcccatccttcagggttgtcccagtgcccCGGCTTTGATGTCCTGTTGGTGTGCATCGAATTTGGACTGGTGCTCTGTTTCACACATGGTgatatacatggttcaatgctagtctctcaaatcatctcaccctcaccttctcccacagagcccaaaagtctgttctttacacatgtgtctcttttgctgtctcgcatatagggtcattgttaccatcttcctaaattccacatatatgcattaatatactgtattgttgcttttctttctgacttacttcactctgtataataggttcaagtttcattcacctcattcaaactgaggtaaaaaaaaatgataaaagtgcATTGttcttaatagctgagtaatatttcattgtgtatatatgccacagctttcttatccagtcacctgccaatggacatctaggttgcttccaagtcctagctattgtaaacaaattgatagttttaaatatatataagtgtgtgtgtgtttgtgtgtgtattacgTACATGAACAATATTCTTATCATTTCTTGTGTCCTTTTTTGAGGTTTTCTCTGTACACTTACAAGTTTAATCTTCGATTATTCCTCTATCATTGAAATCTAAAAGGACTGTGTTTGGTTTGTGGGAGAATCTAGATTCTCATTTTGCAGTGTTTTGGACATGAAATATTTGTAAGTTTATAAGTTAAAATTCTGCATGCAGTGTTATCACTTTTATGACTCCCAGAATATAtcaattctattttattaatatttattttttattgatgcataattgctttgcaatgttgtgttactttctgatgtacaacaaagtgaatcaactatacgtGTACATATATTCCTTCACGCTTGGATTGGAGTTCCCTTCccaactgaaaatatttaataaggcTACCTTTTTGTTACAGGTCAACAAGCTTCAGTAAATGCTTCTTTGTTGAaattctgtgtattttaaaacattactgCCTTTCTGCTGTTTTCTGTAGGTTTGATatggttattaaaaataaattattaatctAAATGCTTGgttcatctaatttttttttttttttaagcagaggaaAGTTATAAAGCTAGCAATTTAAAAATGACTTCAGAACTCTGGTAATGCATAATCCTTAATCATTTAGAATACtaaaatttcttatattttaaagcttttcttaTACATAACCTTGAAttgcaattttaattttctctattgAAAGCTTATTTCAGAacgtattttttttattttctaggtaTTTCATATTTCTTGTTTAAACTTTTGTAACTACATAGATCATTTTATTCAAACATCAGTGGTTAttaaaacatttgttatttgaaATTTAGATTGCTTTCTATGTAAAACAATCTTTgatttttgtgaatatttttaaatgttaaaaataatatgcataagCATAAACTCTTTATTAGGAgataatgtaaatgtaaattaCTTGTATTAATtcaaaactctcaacaaattcaaatgttttaaatgtgtaTTGTTTCACCtacctaatttattttaattattttccatttttacaaaTTCTACTTGAGATTATTATGACTTACTTTTGCTCTGATATCCATGTTTTCTAGACTCTATATTTACAGCAATtggtatttatttttgcttgcatTTGTTCAATAATATACTTTTTTACTCCTCTCTCATCTTTCAGAAGCATAAtgctttttcttatatttctgggcatttttcatttttctagtctTTTGACAAGCTATATTTTTACCTTGTTTTCAGTATAAAGGTGAtcacttctcggccttttggccaAGATCAGGTGTAGTATCAAGATAAAGGTGATGCATTTATGCAGTGGAGTGCAGAAGCCATCATAAACAGCtgagtttaatttttattcactATAATGTGCTTCCCTAAGATCAAAGAgttgataattttttaatgtgtgtgtgtgtgtagaaacatGAAGTACCTTAGCATAGCATAATTCCTAAGCCATTTTGGAGGTATATTTAGAGATTGTCATTTCTCCAAATCAGGCAGAAAAACTTCATTAAGTCGATggtattaaaaatgaaacttttcaaaatttatttttattggttggaggctaattattttacaatattgtagtggtttttgccatacattgacatgaatcagccatggatttacatgtgttccccatcctgagcccccctcccacctccccccccccatctcatccctctgggtcttcccagtgcaccagccccgagcacttgtctcatgcatccaacctggactggcgatctgtttcacacttgataatatacatgttttgatgctgttctctcagatcaccccaccctcgccttctcccatagagtccaaaagtctgttctatacatctgtgtctctttttctgtcttgcatatagggttatcattaccatctttctaaatttttgcttttacttttccttGAAAAGAGACTTGAACATCAACCCAGTTTAATGTCCTCTTCCCAGCATTGTTACAAAATGAcctctggaaaagatgaaatccCCATAGCTGTGCATGAATCATTGAGAAGTAATGAAACAAATTGAGCAgtcaaaacatttattaaaaggaaccaaagattaatttcatgaagttcttttaggagaaaatacgtgtatttaaaatgtttatctctCTCTTCAACAAGATTGTAAGCGCTACGAGAAAAATTTGTttagtcatagtttttctctCCCCAGCATGGAACAAATGTGAAACATATGCGCATATAAGTAAatgctttctttgcttttttggcTTGTGGAAACATAGTGATGAATTCATTAAGGTTAAGAATTCTATCTTATTCATGTTTATATCTTGCCTGGTATTTAGTCAATCCTGTGCATATCAGCACTCAAAAAACATTAATTGAAAATTCTATTTCTAGAATTCTTTCAAAAACATCGCTTACTTGTATATTAAAAATGGCATAGTGATTAATAGATTTCtttccaaatgattttttttctttactggttAGGATAAGGAAACGAGTGTATGTAGATTTATACTTTGTTGATGTGTTTTGTAATCATCGCAGTCAACTGGTTAGGGCTTCTCATATATCTTACATATATCACAAACCAACCTCCTACAGAAATAAACAGTCTTCAGTCTTGGGGCTAGCTGAAGACAATTCATGtgaaaggatgtgtgtgtgtgcacaatgtatacattttgttttaaaattttaattttcttctctgatctaCATTACTGATATCTGACTCCTGAAAACTTCACTTTACAATGTGATTTTACATTATAAACTATTGCAAGTGACAGCTGATGagatatactatatattattttacagaCTTATTAAGTCTGTCTTAACAACTCATCACTCATTCCCTTTCTTAAACCTACATACATTTTTCCTTCTAAGCACAATATCAGATTCAGATGATTGCTTTCATTATATTTCACCAACATCACAGAAAATTATTAAACTgatatttccctttatttattctcTATCAAAGCTTTTCACTTATACACTATAa comes from Cervus elaphus chromosome 1, mCerEla1.1, whole genome shotgun sequence and encodes:
- the LOC122699913 gene encoding olfactory receptor 8H1-like → MGIRNMTHVSDFILIGLTDSEEIRLVLFTLFLLMYLFTVLGNAGMMLIICLDLQLHTPMYFFLSHLSFLDLSFSTTVTPKTLDNLLTSNKHISYLNCFIQMNCFVFVGVTECVLLSSMAYDRYAAICNPLHYPVVMSTRRCCSLVFGSFLIGFMDTFVNVLCLSKLHFCDSNVIYHFFCDAPPVLALSCTDTHDIEIIISIFAGSTLVVSLITIAVSYVSILSTILKITSTSGKQKAFSTCASHLLSVTIFYGTTIFTYVKPSKSYSLGKDQVVSVFYSIVIPMLNPLIYSLRNKEVKNALSRVLPKRKSSKKLK